The following are encoded in a window of Amycolatopsis lexingtonensis genomic DNA:
- a CDS encoding GtrA family protein, whose amino-acid sequence MTVVETVLKRTPEPLRSVLIKHRELLKFAIVGGTTFLVDNGVWYVLKLTVLEPKPTTAKAIAIIVATIVSYILNREWSFRTRGGRERHHEAALFFVISGIAVVVNLIPLYVSRYVLHLEMPHVTRLVQEVADFASGSIIGMLLAMFFRFWGFKKWVFPDELGERRRDSDVTRIR is encoded by the coding sequence GTGACCGTTGTGGAAACCGTGCTCAAGCGCACGCCGGAACCACTGCGTTCGGTGCTGATCAAGCACCGGGAGCTGCTGAAGTTCGCGATCGTGGGCGGCACGACGTTCCTGGTCGACAACGGGGTCTGGTACGTCCTCAAGCTGACGGTGCTGGAGCCGAAACCGACCACCGCGAAGGCGATCGCGATCATCGTCGCGACGATCGTGTCGTACATCCTCAACCGCGAGTGGTCCTTCCGGACCCGCGGCGGCCGCGAACGCCACCACGAGGCGGCGCTGTTCTTCGTGATCAGCGGGATCGCGGTCGTGGTGAACCTGATCCCGCTGTACGTGTCGAGGTACGTGCTCCACCTGGAGATGCCACACGTGACGCGGCTGGTGCAGGAGGTCGCGGACTTCGCGAGCGGGTCGATCATCGGCATGCTGCTCGCGATGTTCTTCCGGTTCTGGGGCTTCAAGAAGTGGGTGTTCCCGGACGAGCTCGGCGAGCGGCGGCGCGACAGCGACGTCACCCGGATCCGCTAA
- the purE gene encoding 5-(carboxyamino)imidazole ribonucleotide mutase produces the protein MAPQVGVIMGSDSDWPTLEAAGAALDEFGVEYEVGVYSAHRTPQRMLDYATSAVARGIRVIIAGAGGAAHLPGMVASATVLPVIGVPVPLKYLDGMDSLLSIVQMPAGVPVATVSVGGARNAGLLAVRILAASDEGLRSKMAKFQQDLEKLVLDKDAALRAKTGH, from the coding sequence ATGGCGCCGCAGGTGGGCGTGATCATGGGCAGCGACTCGGACTGGCCGACCCTCGAGGCGGCCGGCGCGGCGCTGGACGAGTTCGGCGTCGAGTACGAGGTCGGCGTCTACTCGGCGCACCGGACGCCCCAGCGCATGCTGGACTACGCGACCTCGGCGGTGGCCCGCGGCATCCGCGTGATCATCGCGGGCGCGGGCGGCGCGGCCCACCTCCCGGGCATGGTCGCCTCGGCCACGGTCCTCCCGGTGATCGGCGTCCCGGTCCCCCTGAAGTACCTGGACGGCATGGACTCCCTCCTGTCGATCGTCCAGATGCCGGCCGGCGTCCCGGTGGCGACGGTCTCGGTGGGCGGCGCCCGCAACGCGGGCCTCCTGGCCGTCCGCATCCTGGCGGCGTCCGACGAAGGCCTGCGCTCGAAGATGGCGAAGTTCCAGCAGGACCTGGAGAAGCTGGTCCTGGACAAGGACGCGGCCCTGCGCGCGAAGACCGGCCACTGA
- a CDS encoding glycosyltransferase 87 family protein, translating into MSTSKPASDPRGRLGLLLAGGIALLVLAFGVLAWLAGWHLGADSAVYRASALTLLHGDPLYTRDVLTALPDWVRLPFTYTPAAAPLFLPLALVPSGLVWGVIAFLSVVGLMVVITVVSSSPGGSSLLGRSRWALPAGTAIALALEPVWKTLFLGQINLILMAFVVLDVLVLSARRSRWAGVLIGVAAAIKLTPLIFVPHLFFTGRWKDGLRALGTFVALEAVMFAVIPVDAARFWRDSATDPSRVGSVHWIFNQSLNGLVNRASALAPWSLAVAVGVAAVLAVPAVWLVVRLHRRGEDAAALLVTAFYGLLLSPVSWSHHWVWCVPLLTLLVVKARWWAAAAVAALFLSQIVMLVPNGGDREFGWGLGWSVLGNVYVLAAAAGILGLAARELRLVRRSPQVVTV; encoded by the coding sequence ATGTCGACGTCGAAGCCGGCGTCTGACCCGCGGGGCCGGCTCGGCCTGCTCCTGGCCGGCGGGATCGCGCTGCTGGTGCTGGCTTTCGGCGTCCTCGCCTGGCTGGCCGGCTGGCACCTGGGCGCGGACAGCGCCGTCTACCGCGCCAGCGCGCTGACGCTGCTGCACGGTGACCCGCTCTACACGCGCGACGTGCTGACGGCGCTGCCGGACTGGGTGCGGCTGCCGTTCACTTACACGCCCGCCGCCGCGCCGCTGTTCCTGCCGCTGGCTCTCGTGCCGTCGGGCCTGGTCTGGGGCGTGATCGCGTTTTTGTCGGTGGTCGGTCTTATGGTCGTGATCACGGTGGTTTCGTCGTCGCCGGGGGGCTCGTCGCTTCTGGGAAGAAGCCGGTGGGCGCTGCCGGCGGGAACGGCCATCGCGCTGGCGCTGGAACCGGTGTGGAAGACGCTGTTCCTGGGCCAGATCAACTTGATACTGATGGCGTTCGTGGTGCTGGACGTCCTGGTGCTGTCCGCGCGGAGGTCGCGGTGGGCGGGCGTGCTGATCGGCGTGGCGGCGGCGATCAAGCTGACCCCGCTGATCTTCGTGCCGCACCTGTTCTTCACGGGCCGGTGGAAGGACGGGCTGCGGGCCCTGGGCACGTTCGTGGCGCTCGAAGCGGTGATGTTCGCGGTGATCCCGGTCGACGCGGCGCGGTTCTGGCGGGATTCGGCGACCGACCCGAGCCGGGTCGGGTCGGTGCACTGGATCTTCAACCAGTCGCTCAACGGGCTGGTCAACCGGGCCTCGGCGCTGGCCCCCTGGTCGCTGGCGGTGGCGGTCGGGGTGGCGGCGGTGCTGGCGGTGCCCGCGGTGTGGCTGGTCGTGCGGCTGCACCGGCGCGGTGAGGACGCGGCGGCGTTGCTCGTGACGGCGTTCTACGGGCTGCTGCTGTCGCCGGTGTCGTGGTCGCACCACTGGGTCTGGTGCGTGCCGTTGCTCACGCTGCTGGTGGTCAAGGCCCGCTGGTGGGCCGCGGCGGCGGTGGCGGCGCTGTTCCTCTCGCAGATCGTGATGCTGGTGCCCAACGGCGGTGACCGGGAGTTCGGCTGGGGCCTGGGCTGGTCGGTCCTCGGCAACGTCTACGTCCTCGCGGCGGCGGCCGGGATCCTCGGGCTGGCGGCGCGTGAGCTTCGCCTGGTCCGGCGGTCACCCCAGGTCGTGACAGTTTGA
- a CDS encoding sigma-70 family RNA polymerase sigma factor: MSTVPADLSGKSDAELIAEVRSGKIASYGALYERHTGAAHNLARQLARSSSEADDLVSEAFAKVLDTLRGGKGPDTAFRAYLLTALRHTAYDRTRKERRIDLNEDMSEVGGAAAEALTVPFSDTAVAGLERTMAAKAFARLPERWQAVLWHTEIEQQSPAEVAPLLGLTANGVSALAYRAREGLRQAYLQVHLQENAEERCRACADRLGAWTRDGLSKRERNQVENHLDECENCRALAAELADVNGGLRAIIAPIVLGGAALGYLATIGAAKASAATAAAAGAAAAGAGAAAGGKAGAAAGAAAAGPRQFAGVAASGTAVVAAIVIALTAGGGAQEIPVAAAVPPPAAQPVQPPAPKPQPPAPPAPPQPPAPPAAPAVEPPPAPVAPPAPAPPAPPAPPAPAAPSMSATTPPGGVELSPGAATNLPITVRNDGGSVSEPVAVALTLPQGVHAVDAAGGGAPMAFAQGGAPISVNCPGGDGTVVCKTGSGLEPGQSATLNFRLKADDDAKGGVVTGSITAGGQVSVKISVTVTVKQPPDAVVLEAQGDGLSAFPWTRNPLVYVRVRNTGETTKPVTVTFDHPLWQWWSLRGFPCAPSGEGATCTTNSALAPGQHVNLWVRLKGRPDDGRVTITATLGKASAQPVTIDFGCWHHWCGKDPLPTSTSPSSTTTTPTTPSKPTPSKPSSTPPTTTETKPTSEPPASTTTTSAPPRPGTNPGPKQPTVTPEKGFGWLTG, translated from the coding sequence GTGTCCACCGTTCCCGCCGATCTCAGCGGAAAGAGTGACGCCGAGCTGATCGCGGAAGTCCGCTCGGGAAAGATCGCCTCGTACGGGGCGCTTTACGAACGGCACACCGGTGCGGCCCACAACCTGGCCCGCCAGCTGGCCCGCTCGAGCTCCGAGGCGGATGACCTCGTGTCCGAAGCGTTCGCCAAGGTGCTGGACACGCTGCGTGGCGGAAAGGGCCCGGACACCGCCTTTCGGGCCTACCTGCTGACCGCTCTTCGTCACACGGCGTACGACCGCACCCGCAAGGAACGCCGGATCGACCTCAACGAGGACATGAGCGAGGTCGGCGGGGCCGCGGCCGAGGCGCTGACCGTCCCGTTCTCCGACACCGCCGTCGCCGGGCTCGAACGGACGATGGCCGCGAAGGCGTTCGCCCGGCTGCCCGAACGCTGGCAGGCGGTGCTCTGGCACACCGAAATCGAGCAGCAGAGCCCGGCCGAGGTCGCGCCCCTGCTCGGGCTGACCGCAAACGGCGTCTCCGCGCTCGCCTACCGCGCCCGCGAGGGCCTCCGCCAGGCCTATTTGCAGGTCCACCTGCAGGAAAACGCCGAGGAACGCTGCCGCGCCTGCGCCGACCGGCTGGGTGCCTGGACGCGAGACGGGCTGTCCAAGCGCGAACGCAACCAGGTCGAGAACCACCTCGACGAGTGCGAGAACTGCCGGGCGCTGGCAGCCGAGCTCGCCGACGTCAACGGCGGGCTGCGCGCGATCATCGCCCCGATCGTCCTGGGCGGCGCGGCCCTCGGGTACCTCGCCACCATCGGCGCCGCGAAAGCGAGCGCGGCCACGGCGGCAGCAGCCGGTGCGGCCGCCGCGGGTGCGGGTGCGGCCGCCGGGGGCAAGGCCGGCGCGGCCGCCGGAGCCGCCGCGGCCGGCCCCCGCCAGTTCGCCGGGGTGGCCGCCTCGGGCACGGCGGTCGTCGCGGCCATCGTCATCGCGCTCACCGCCGGCGGCGGGGCCCAGGAGATCCCGGTCGCGGCCGCGGTGCCGCCGCCGGCCGCCCAGCCCGTCCAGCCGCCGGCGCCGAAGCCCCAGCCGCCGGCTCCCCCCGCACCGCCGCAGCCCCCGGCCCCGCCCGCGGCGCCCGCGGTCGAGCCCCCGCCGGCGCCCGTCGCGCCGCCCGCGCCCGCGCCGCCGGCACCCCCGGCCCCGCCCGCGCCGGCCGCGCCGTCGATGTCCGCGACGACCCCGCCGGGCGGCGTCGAGCTGAGCCCCGGCGCCGCGACGAACCTGCCGATCACGGTCCGCAACGACGGCGGCAGCGTGTCGGAGCCGGTGGCCGTCGCGCTGACGCTGCCGCAGGGCGTGCACGCGGTCGACGCGGCCGGCGGCGGCGCCCCGATGGCGTTCGCGCAGGGCGGAGCCCCGATCTCGGTGAACTGCCCCGGCGGCGACGGCACGGTCGTCTGCAAGACCGGCAGCGGCCTCGAGCCCGGCCAGAGCGCCACGCTGAACTTCCGGCTCAAGGCCGACGACGACGCCAAGGGCGGCGTGGTCACCGGGTCGATCACCGCGGGCGGGCAGGTGAGCGTCAAGATCAGCGTCACCGTCACCGTCAAGCAGCCGCCGGACGCGGTGGTCCTGGAAGCGCAGGGCGACGGGCTTTCGGCGTTCCCGTGGACCCGCAACCCGCTGGTCTACGTGCGCGTCCGCAACACCGGCGAGACGACCAAGCCGGTCACGGTCACCTTCGACCACCCGCTCTGGCAGTGGTGGAGCCTGCGCGGCTTCCCGTGCGCGCCGTCCGGCGAGGGCGCGACCTGCACGACGAACAGCGCGCTGGCCCCCGGCCAGCACGTCAACCTGTGGGTGCGGCTGAAGGGCCGTCCCGACGACGGGCGCGTGACGATCACGGCGACGCTCGGCAAGGCCTCCGCGCAACCGGTCACCATCGACTTCGGCTGCTGGCACCACTGGTGCGGCAAGGACCCGCTGCCGACGAGCACCTCACCGTCGTCGACGACGACCACTCCGACCACCCCGTCGAAGCCGACTCCGTCGAAGCCCTCGTCGACCCCGCCGACGACGACGGAGACCAAGCCGACGAGCGAGCCCCCGGCGTCGACGACCACGACCAGCGCGCCGCCGCGGCCGGGCACGAACCCGGGCCCGAAGCAGCCGACCGTTACCCCCGAAAAGGGTTTCGGCTGGCTGACGGGGTAG
- a CDS encoding MFS transporter yields the protein MHTTALQRARKTALAGLFLSVFLAMLDAQAVATALPAISAEFGGTGAYAWVTTAYLLAGSVTAPLYGKLGDVHGRKRVLLGALALFLLGSLACGLAPSAAWLIAGRVLQGAGSGGLFVSVGASLGEMFSPREGAKYFGWFSICFAVASLAGPVAGGFLTGLAGWRSIFLINLPLGLVAVAFLLRLELPRRRKDAPFDYTGVVLLGAAITGFTLLTPWSVALGAIAAVAFVAAERRAEAPVLPLRLFRDRTFTVSVLLSVLAGFSFLGSVNYIAGYLQADAGPAEGGLLLVPMTLAVALSSVVASKIIARTGAYRWAPRLSMALGLLAVLGLTTLPGLPEVLACLVVFGLAAGLNLQVLALATQNTAPPGDRGAVAAAINLARALGSALGPVALGFAYNAGAHGVFLALLPVLALALVTAFALPHVPLHR from the coding sequence GTGCACACCACCGCGCTTCAGCGCGCCCGAAAAACGGCCCTCGCAGGCCTGTTCCTGTCCGTTTTCCTCGCGATGCTCGACGCACAGGCCGTCGCCACCGCGCTCCCGGCGATTTCCGCGGAATTCGGCGGGACCGGCGCGTACGCCTGGGTCACCACCGCCTACCTGCTCGCCGGCAGCGTCACCGCTCCCCTCTACGGGAAACTCGGTGACGTCCACGGCCGCAAACGCGTGCTCCTCGGCGCGCTCGCCCTGTTCCTGCTCGGTTCGCTCGCCTGCGGGCTGGCGCCGTCGGCCGCGTGGCTCATCGCCGGCCGGGTGCTGCAGGGCGCCGGCTCGGGAGGCCTCTTCGTCTCCGTCGGCGCTTCGCTCGGCGAGATGTTCTCGCCCCGCGAAGGTGCGAAGTACTTCGGGTGGTTCTCGATCTGCTTCGCCGTCGCCTCCCTGGCCGGGCCGGTCGCCGGCGGGTTCCTGACCGGGCTCGCCGGGTGGCGGTCGATCTTCCTGATCAACCTGCCGCTCGGCCTGGTCGCCGTCGCCTTCCTGCTGCGCCTCGAACTGCCGCGACGGCGGAAGGACGCGCCGTTCGACTACACCGGCGTCGTCCTCCTCGGCGCGGCGATCACCGGGTTCACCCTGCTCACGCCGTGGTCGGTCGCGCTCGGAGCCATCGCGGCCGTCGCGTTCGTGGCGGCCGAACGCCGGGCGGAAGCGCCTGTGCTGCCGCTCAGGCTCTTCCGAGACCGGACCTTCACGGTTTCCGTGCTGCTCAGCGTGCTCGCCGGGTTCTCGTTCCTCGGCTCGGTCAACTACATCGCGGGCTACCTCCAAGCCGACGCGGGTCCCGCGGAAGGCGGGCTCCTGCTGGTGCCGATGACGCTCGCAGTCGCGCTGTCCTCCGTCGTCGCGAGCAAGATCATCGCCCGCACCGGCGCCTACCGGTGGGCACCCCGGCTCAGCATGGCGCTCGGCCTGCTCGCGGTGCTCGGCTTGACGACGCTGCCCGGCCTCCCGGAAGTCCTGGCCTGCCTGGTCGTCTTCGGCCTCGCCGCGGGCCTCAACCTCCAGGTGCTCGCCTTGGCCACGCAGAACACCGCGCCGCCCGGCGATCGCGGCGCGGTCGCCGCCGCGATCAACCTCGCCCGCGCGCTCGGCTCGGCCCTCGGGCCGGTCGCGCTCGGCTTCGCCTACAACGCGGGCGCCCACGGCGTTTTCCTCGCCCTGCTGCCCGTCCTCGCGCTCGCCCTCGTCACGGCGTTCGCGCTCCCCCACGTCCCGCTCCACCGCTAG
- a CDS encoding GtrA family protein has protein sequence MRELLKKHRELLRFAVVGGISFVITMSVNYGLKFTVLRTHPVTALILGVLVATIFSYVANREWSFRTRGGRERAHEAALFFLFSGIALGLNALPQWFSRYVLDLQAPRLSPIGVEVADFVSGIVIGTLLGTAFRWWAFKKWVFPAEDARFVALAEDPDIQDRKAA, from the coding sequence GTGCGCGAGCTGCTGAAAAAGCATCGCGAGCTCCTCCGCTTCGCCGTAGTCGGCGGGATCAGCTTCGTGATCACGATGTCGGTCAACTACGGCCTGAAGTTCACCGTGCTGCGGACCCACCCGGTGACGGCGCTGATCCTCGGCGTCCTGGTCGCGACGATCTTTTCCTACGTCGCCAACCGCGAGTGGTCGTTCCGCACCCGCGGCGGCCGCGAGCGGGCGCACGAAGCGGCGTTGTTCTTCTTGTTCAGCGGTATCGCGCTGGGCCTGAACGCGCTGCCGCAGTGGTTCTCGCGGTACGTGCTGGACCTGCAGGCGCCGCGGCTTTCTCCGATCGGCGTCGAGGTGGCCGACTTCGTCAGCGGAATCGTCATCGGAACGCTGCTGGGGACGGCGTTCCGCTGGTGGGCGTTCAAGAAATGGGTGTTCCCGGCCGAGGACGCGCGGTTCGTCGCGCTCGCGGAGGATCCGGACATTCAGGACCGGAAAGCCGCCTGA
- a CDS encoding 5-(carboxyamino)imidazole ribonucleotide synthase: MDKHTGLPVVGMVGGGQLARMTHQAAISLGQSLRVLAASENEAAGLVAGDVTLGHHTDLEALRKFAASVDVLTFDHEHVPGEHLLTLAMEGYVIRPAPSALGFAQNKLVMREMMAGLGVPGPAFAEVSTVDDVVKFGGEHGWPVVLKASTGGYDGRGVWMLDTAQHARETVPELLEAGTALLVEEKVAMRRELSALVARSPFGQGAAYPVVETVQEGGINTEVLAPAPGLSDSRVHEAQDLALRVASTLDVTGLLAVELFETDTGLLVNELAMRPHNSGHWTMDGSRTSQFEQHLRAVLDYPLGRTDLVAPACVMANVLGADVLPEMGPDERLHHLFARYPEVRVHLYGKQERPGRKLGHVNFTGERMDDLRNRALLSAHWLSHAVWLDGYEIH; encoded by the coding sequence ATGGACAAACACACCGGTCTGCCCGTCGTGGGCATGGTGGGCGGCGGCCAGCTGGCCCGGATGACCCACCAGGCGGCGATCTCCCTCGGCCAGTCCCTGCGCGTGCTCGCCGCGAGCGAGAACGAAGCCGCGGGGCTCGTCGCGGGCGACGTCACCCTGGGGCACCACACCGACCTCGAAGCCCTGCGGAAGTTCGCGGCCTCGGTCGACGTGCTCACGTTCGACCACGAGCACGTGCCGGGCGAGCACCTGCTGACGCTGGCGATGGAGGGCTACGTCATCCGGCCGGCGCCGTCGGCGCTGGGCTTCGCGCAGAACAAGCTGGTGATGCGCGAGATGATGGCGGGCCTCGGCGTGCCGGGCCCGGCGTTCGCCGAGGTGTCCACAGTGGACGACGTGGTGAAGTTCGGCGGCGAGCACGGCTGGCCGGTCGTGCTCAAGGCGTCGACCGGCGGGTACGACGGCCGCGGTGTCTGGATGCTGGACACCGCGCAGCACGCCCGCGAGACGGTGCCGGAGCTGCTCGAAGCGGGCACGGCGCTGCTGGTCGAGGAGAAGGTGGCGATGCGGCGGGAGCTGTCCGCGCTCGTCGCCCGCTCGCCCTTCGGCCAGGGCGCGGCGTACCCGGTGGTCGAGACGGTCCAGGAGGGCGGCATCAACACCGAGGTGCTGGCGCCGGCGCCCGGGCTGTCCGACTCGCGGGTGCACGAGGCCCAGGACCTGGCGCTGCGGGTGGCGTCGACGCTGGACGTCACGGGCCTGCTGGCGGTGGAGCTGTTCGAGACCGACACCGGGCTGCTGGTGAACGAGCTGGCGATGCGCCCGCACAACTCCGGCCACTGGACGATGGACGGCTCGCGCACGTCGCAGTTCGAGCAGCACCTGCGCGCGGTCCTCGACTACCCGCTGGGCCGCACCGACCTGGTCGCGCCGGCGTGCGTGATGGCGAATGTGCTGGGTGCCGACGTGCTGCCCGAGATGGGCCCGGACGAGCGGCTGCACCACCTGTTCGCGCGGTACCCGGAGGTCCGCGTGCACCTGTACGGCAAGCAGGAGCGCCCGGGGCGCAAGCTCGGGCACGTCAACTTCACCGGCGAGCGCATGGACGACCTGCGCAACCGCGCGCTGCTGTCGGCGCACTGGCTGTCCCACGCCGTCTGGCTCGACGGCTACGAGATCCACTGA
- a CDS encoding glycosyltransferase 87 family protein, whose amino-acid sequence MTRTVPTDVDGEVAARSEHRLALRKSLARLSVRPRSILILSVIPLVAIGYGIYGWQHDWVLGVDSAVYRAGALTLLHGDSLYDANTLPNEPWWALLPFTYPPTAALIFVPLAAFPTQISWGLITAVSLGAMALSIRIAIGALPRPAADGPRWWASPARSTIVFFLVFLGLEPVWRTIFLGQINLILMAMILLDMLVIGARGSRWGGVLVGVAAAIKLTPLVFLGHLFVTGRRMDAIRGFATFVLLQGLMFLINTHDAAKYWTVTLPDTGRIGPVHWAGNQSLNALMNRATDLAPWASKAAMGIGFLLAIPALWLLMRFHRKGQALAALLVTAFWTLLISPISWTHHWVWVIPLIVLLVSRLPKTTPKTAWKRWVGTGLVAFVFVSCVLLILPNGRNVELHWKVWQNVLGDAYILMPVVLAFALILRWGLLRRAREKAAPDEHVDVEAGV is encoded by the coding sequence GTGACCAGGACCGTACCCACCGACGTCGACGGCGAAGTCGCAGCCAGATCCGAGCACCGGCTGGCCCTGCGGAAGTCACTCGCCCGCCTGTCCGTCCGCCCGCGGTCGATCCTGATCCTGTCGGTGATCCCGCTGGTCGCGATCGGGTACGGCATCTACGGCTGGCAGCACGACTGGGTGCTCGGCGTCGACAGCGCGGTGTACCGGGCGGGTGCGCTGACGCTGCTGCACGGCGATTCGCTCTACGACGCGAACACGCTGCCCAACGAACCGTGGTGGGCGCTGCTGCCGTTCACCTACCCACCGACGGCGGCGCTGATCTTCGTGCCGCTCGCGGCCTTCCCGACGCAGATTTCGTGGGGCCTGATCACCGCCGTCTCGCTCGGCGCGATGGCGCTGTCGATCCGGATCGCGATCGGCGCCCTGCCGCGTCCCGCCGCCGACGGCCCGCGCTGGTGGGCCTCGCCCGCCCGCTCGACCATCGTGTTCTTCCTGGTCTTCCTCGGCCTCGAGCCGGTGTGGCGGACGATCTTCCTCGGCCAGATCAACCTGATCCTGATGGCCATGATCCTGCTGGACATGCTGGTCATCGGCGCCCGCGGGAGCCGCTGGGGCGGCGTGCTGGTCGGCGTCGCCGCGGCGATCAAGCTGACGCCGCTGGTGTTCCTCGGGCACCTGTTCGTCACCGGCCGCCGGATGGACGCGATCCGCGGCTTCGCGACGTTCGTGCTGCTCCAGGGCCTGATGTTCCTGATCAACACGCACGACGCTGCCAAGTACTGGACCGTCACGCTGCCGGACACCGGCCGGATCGGGCCGGTGCACTGGGCGGGCAACCAGTCGCTGAACGCGCTGATGAACCGGGCCACCGACCTCGCGCCGTGGGCGTCGAAGGCGGCGATGGGCATCGGCTTCCTGCTCGCGATCCCGGCGCTGTGGCTGCTCATGCGGTTCCACCGCAAGGGACAGGCGCTGGCCGCGCTGCTCGTCACGGCGTTCTGGACGCTGCTGATCTCGCCGATCTCGTGGACCCACCACTGGGTGTGGGTCATCCCGCTGATCGTGCTGCTGGTCTCGCGACTGCCGAAGACCACCCCGAAGACGGCGTGGAAGCGCTGGGTCGGGACCGGGCTGGTCGCCTTCGTGTTCGTCAGCTGCGTGCTGCTGATCCTGCCGAACGGCCGCAACGTCGAGCTGCACTGGAAGGTGTGGCAGAACGTGCTGGGGGACGCCTACATCCTGATGCCGGTCGTGCTGGCCTTCGCGCTGATCCTGCGCTGGGGGCTCCTCCGTCGAGCGCGGGAGAAGGCCGCACCGGACGAGCATGTCGACGTCGAAGCCGGCGTCTGA
- a CDS encoding NAD(P)H-binding protein codes for MIFVLGATGKVGRALVPALLDAGAAVRALTRDPAKARIDPRAEVVQGDLDTADLPALLDGSDRVFVLTQGHSADREAAVAQAAARAGVTHLVKLSTTGVHFGQTDPITRTHAEAEQAIREAGPAWTILRPGAFMDNRFAWRDSIREENAVYVPEGDPASALVHVRDIAAVATLALTTPDHEGATYELTGGEALTTAEQVAILSDALGRPIEYVEEPQSAARERMMRKYGWPAEAVDGFFALKRESAEREHVVFDTVERLLGRPPLNFAKWARENVATFAYHYGG; via the coding sequence ATGATCTTCGTCCTCGGCGCCACCGGCAAGGTCGGCCGCGCCCTCGTCCCCGCCCTCCTCGACGCCGGCGCCGCCGTCCGCGCCCTGACCCGCGACCCGGCGAAGGCCCGGATCGACCCACGCGCCGAAGTCGTCCAGGGCGACCTCGACACCGCCGACCTGCCCGCGCTGCTCGACGGCTCGGACCGCGTGTTCGTGCTGACCCAGGGGCACAGCGCCGACCGGGAAGCGGCGGTCGCCCAGGCGGCCGCCCGTGCCGGGGTCACCCACCTGGTCAAGCTGTCCACCACCGGTGTCCACTTCGGACAGACGGACCCGATCACGCGCACCCACGCCGAAGCCGAGCAGGCGATCCGCGAAGCCGGGCCCGCCTGGACGATCCTGCGGCCGGGCGCGTTCATGGACAACCGGTTCGCCTGGCGCGACTCGATCCGCGAGGAGAACGCCGTGTACGTGCCCGAAGGCGATCCGGCGTCCGCGCTGGTCCACGTCCGGGACATCGCCGCGGTCGCGACCCTCGCCCTCACGACGCCGGACCACGAAGGCGCGACCTACGAACTCACCGGCGGTGAAGCCCTCACCACCGCGGAGCAGGTCGCGATCCTTTCCGATGCCCTCGGCCGTCCAATCGAATACGTCGAAGAACCGCAAAGCGCCGCTCGCGAGCGGATGATGCGCAAGTACGGCTGGCCCGCCGAGGCCGTCGACGGTTTCTTCGCGCTGAAGCGGGAGTCCGCCGAGCGCGAACACGTCGTTTTCGACACCGTGGAACGCCTGCTCGGCAGGCCGCCGCTGAACTTCGCGAAATGGGCACGTGAGAACGTGGCCACGTTCGCCTACCATTACGGGGGGTGA
- a CDS encoding GGDEF domain-containing protein gives MDVPATRSGPGDVPPKAQAERDRSLRALRARWRTASLAAGWRFPSDWALPEVDAVCAAVMVKGRAEAAETALAGLARARAAAGAGLAETLADLAALHAVLDHGGDGFVSPDVDATPARLLRTTALAWADVATDQLVHTEVTDPLTGLPSAAYLRTRLYEVYRAAAARERPAAEEHVLLVVSLDLSTVAGFPRLTGMILVADALRAVFDSGQSVASLGPSVVAALVPKDDRVGSHGVALRRALNERLSVDAQLADAGKPRVSAVRLPATHELACDLLAQLARA, from the coding sequence GTGGACGTTCCGGCTACGCGCTCCGGCCCCGGTGACGTCCCGCCCAAGGCACAGGCCGAGCGCGATCGCTCGCTGCGCGCGTTGCGCGCCCGCTGGCGGACGGCCAGCCTGGCCGCGGGCTGGCGGTTCCCCAGTGACTGGGCCCTGCCCGAGGTCGACGCCGTCTGCGCGGCCGTGATGGTCAAGGGCCGGGCCGAGGCCGCGGAAACCGCGCTCGCCGGGCTGGCCAGGGCACGGGCGGCGGCAGGCGCCGGCCTCGCGGAAACCCTCGCCGACCTCGCCGCGCTGCACGCCGTCCTCGACCACGGCGGCGACGGCTTCGTCTCGCCGGACGTCGACGCCACCCCGGCGCGGCTGCTCCGGACCACCGCGCTGGCCTGGGCCGACGTCGCCACCGACCAGCTCGTGCACACCGAGGTGACCGATCCGCTGACCGGCCTGCCCTCGGCCGCGTACCTGCGCACCCGGCTCTACGAGGTCTACCGGGCGGCCGCCGCGCGGGAGCGGCCCGCCGCCGAGGAGCACGTGCTCCTGGTCGTCTCGCTCGACCTCAGCACCGTGGCCGGCTTCCCGCGGCTGACCGGGATGATCCTGGTCGCGGACGCGCTGCGGGCGGTGTTCGACAGCGGGCAGAGCGTCGCTTCGCTCGGGCCGTCCGTCGTCGCCGCGCTGGTCCCGAAGGACGACCGGGTCGGTTCGCACGGCGTCGCGCTGCGGCGGGCGCTGAACGAGCGCCTGTCGGTGGACGCGCAGCTGGCCGACGCGGGCAAACCTCGCGTGTCCGCGGTGCGGCTGCCGGCCACCCACGAACTCGCCTGCGACCTGCTGGCCCAGCTCGCGCGAGCGTAG